A single genomic interval of Rosistilla ulvae harbors:
- a CDS encoding ABC transporter permease codes for MNARVERFTDSLWPMLVALVLLIAGWSAAKYLYAVEDYFVPYPWTVVTAAVRIAPELAAATWLTARAAVCGFVLSTLAGSVIAIVFAQFRLLRLGCFPYAVILQTVPIVAIAPLITYTRGPGFESVVLIAFIVSLFPIIANTTAGLTSVPRGLQELFRLNHATRWQQIWKLQIPYAVPNLITGMRTSAGLAVIGAIVGEFFAGNSSRGHGLGFMVPQKMDRLRADEAFAAVAMATLLGIAMFAAVSLLRSTLLRRWTQ; via the coding sequence ATGAACGCGCGGGTCGAACGGTTCACCGATTCGTTGTGGCCGATGCTGGTGGCGTTGGTGCTGTTGATCGCCGGTTGGTCGGCGGCGAAGTACCTGTACGCCGTCGAGGATTACTTCGTTCCCTATCCTTGGACCGTCGTCACCGCCGCCGTTCGGATCGCTCCGGAACTCGCCGCGGCAACTTGGTTGACGGCGCGTGCGGCGGTCTGTGGTTTCGTTCTCAGCACGCTTGCCGGATCGGTGATCGCAATCGTATTTGCCCAGTTCCGGTTGCTGCGGCTCGGCTGTTTTCCCTACGCCGTGATCTTGCAAACCGTCCCGATCGTGGCGATCGCACCGCTGATCACCTACACCCGCGGGCCGGGCTTTGAGAGCGTGGTCCTGATCGCGTTTATCGTCAGCCTGTTTCCGATCATCGCCAACACGACCGCCGGGCTGACAAGCGTCCCGCGCGGCCTGCAGGAACTGTTTCGCTTGAACCACGCCACGCGATGGCAACAGATTTGGAAGCTGCAGATACCTTATGCCGTTCCCAACCTGATCACCGGCATGCGAACATCGGCCGGACTGGCGGTGATCGGAGCGATCGTGGGGGAATTTTTTGCCGGCAACAGCAGCCGCGGCCACGGCCTCGGATTTATGGTCCCTCAGAAAATGGACCGTCTGCGCGCCGATGAAGCCTTCGCCGCCGTGGCGATGGCAACGCTGTTAGGGATCGCGATGTTCGCCGCCGTCAGCCTATTGCGCAGCACATTGTTACGCCGCTGGACCCAATAG
- a CDS encoding bile acid:sodium symporter family protein: MNIGWITVGILLVAAILTLRFFRSLAFTAWVLVGVSAAFFFPAAFQTWWGLPLASLIVPLIQLIMFGMGTTLNLGDFLRIVKEPWPVLLGISLQYAVMPITGYMLVVAFGLEGELAAGVILIGACSGGVASNVMSYIGNGNVALSVTMTAFSTIVAPVMTPLAMTVLAGQYIDVDAFAMLIGVVNIVIAPVFAGVVGNAILYSKKPWCQRTGTLLGVAAMLVAVGTAIALVPADQLGAFNALRNCVSLGLYLIAALAIVKVIFLARGSDNEAWLDRGLPILSMAGICAILTVLTAQTHDVLVQAAGVLFAAAVIHNTIGLSLGYWGARVVGVLAGRIGFRIGMFPNSQPRLTERDCRTVAFEVGMQNGGMATGLAINVLHSHVVALPPNVFGTWMHISGSILANYWKRDSSPEESPATVTSLEAELA, encoded by the coding sequence ATGAACATAGGCTGGATTACTGTAGGCATATTGCTTGTCGCCGCCATCCTCACGTTGCGTTTCTTCCGAAGTTTGGCGTTTACGGCCTGGGTGCTCGTTGGGGTAAGTGCAGCGTTTTTCTTCCCCGCAGCCTTTCAAACCTGGTGGGGACTGCCGCTGGCCTCGCTGATCGTTCCGTTGATCCAGTTGATCATGTTCGGTATGGGGACGACGTTGAACCTGGGCGATTTCCTGCGGATTGTCAAAGAACCGTGGCCGGTATTGCTCGGCATCTCGCTTCAGTATGCCGTCATGCCGATCACGGGATACATGTTGGTTGTCGCGTTCGGGCTCGAGGGTGAATTGGCCGCGGGTGTCATCTTGATCGGTGCTTGTTCGGGAGGTGTTGCGTCGAATGTGATGAGCTATATCGGAAACGGAAATGTCGCATTGTCCGTTACGATGACAGCGTTTTCGACGATCGTCGCGCCGGTGATGACGCCGCTTGCCATGACCGTTTTAGCGGGCCAGTATATCGACGTCGATGCATTCGCCATGCTGATTGGAGTTGTAAACATTGTCATTGCACCGGTGTTTGCTGGCGTCGTCGGTAATGCAATCCTCTACAGTAAGAAACCATGGTGTCAGCGCACCGGCACGTTGTTAGGTGTGGCCGCGATGCTGGTGGCGGTGGGAACGGCAATCGCCCTCGTGCCAGCGGACCAGCTTGGTGCGTTCAATGCACTTCGCAACTGTGTCTCCTTGGGCCTGTATCTGATTGCTGCCTTGGCGATCGTGAAGGTGATTTTCCTGGCAAGGGGCAGCGACAACGAAGCTTGGCTGGATCGTGGATTGCCGATCCTCTCGATGGCTGGCATTTGTGCCATTTTGACCGTCCTTACCGCACAGACCCACGATGTGTTGGTTCAGGCAGCCGGCGTGCTGTTCGCTGCCGCAGTGATTCACAATACGATCGGCTTGTCGCTCGGGTATTGGGGAGCTCGCGTTGTCGGCGTTCTCGCGGGACGAATCGGATTCCGTATTGGCATGTTCCCAAATTCACAGCCGCGACTTACCGAACGCGATTGCCGCACCGTCGCTTTTGAAGTGGGGATGCAGAATGGAGGCATGGCGACGGGGCTCGCGATCAACGTGCTTCATAGCCATGTGGTCGCGTTACCTCCCAACGTGTTTGGGACTTGGATGCATATCTCCGGATCGATCCTGGCCAACTACTGGAAACGCGACTCGTCCCCCGAGGAGAGTCCGGCAACGGTGACAAGCCTTGAAGCCGAATTGGCTTAG